In Anthonomus grandis grandis chromosome 6, icAntGran1.3, whole genome shotgun sequence, one DNA window encodes the following:
- the LOC126737863 gene encoding uncharacterized protein LOC126737863 isoform X2, whose translation MDESKDSADDVHMREEPPTWEDVMKEKSQEIGKNQKEKIACDVTVHNQPQNKNQRTMIITENFINGEKTKEKQLSENGIIKRANDKSLFEISEVENKVNGDCKGNDVCGLDELTVDNAYSELTTKEKCLAACAKIYTVLTIFCKGLLIFSELIILAWAILAIVYVSFWGLKWTEQKSVNGCRKFYSPIIGKLEEAIVVIGYVTIVMPCLIGIIGAWFKNRKLLKYHNSLLLISLLIQLMVGFHFFRGYFGVNYNNRKKIFQQNLKQFYGHCEVVNKTICSCETSMDDVNEVPIEKRISYIWTFIGDRFQCTHQRDLKCFYDADELWLRGFWFQCIFFSAQVSALLFGMIINHQITAKYLAKKKKRRKRYPKGKVRRIAVKAQNFMCRKILLVILGFLFICSLFIVRLWWKDWTVKFGKPEIDINILEIIKSHIFYNESQFKELIKLK comes from the exons ACTCAGCAGATGATGTACACATGCGCGAGGAACCTCCCACTTGGGAAGACGTAATGAAAGAAAAATCCCAAGAAataggaaaaaatcaaaaagaaaaaattgccTGTGACGTTACAGTCCATAATCagccacaaaataaaaatcaaagaacTATGATTATTACTGAAAACTTTATTAACGGAGAAAAAACCAAGGAAAAACAGCTATCTGAGAATGGTATTATTAAAAGGGCGAACGATAAATCTCTCTTTGAAATTTCTGAAGTAGAAAATAAAGTTAATGGAGATTGTAAAGGGAATGATGTATGCGGTCTAGATGAATTAACAGTTGATAATGCTTACTCAGAACTTACGACAAAAGAGAAGTGTTTGGCTGCTTGTGCTAAAATTTACACAGTTTTAACTATCTTTTGTAAAGGCCTGCTCATTTTCTCAGAGTTAATCATCTTG GCCTGGGCTATTTTAGCAATAGTCTATGTGTCATTTTGGGGTCTAAAATGGACAGAGCAAAAATCAGTTAATGGCTGCAGGAAATTTTACTCCCCAATTATTGGAAAGCTTGAAGAAGCCATCGTGGTTATAGGTTACGTTACGATAGTTATGCCATGTTTAATTGGGATTATTGGTGCTTGGTTTAAAAACCGAAAATTACTCAAATAC CACAACAGCTTACTTTTAATATCCCTTTTAATTCAACTGATGGTAGGCTTTCACTTCTTTCGTGGCTATTTTGGAGtcaattataataatagaaaaaagatCTTTCAGCAAAATCTTAAGCAATTTTATGGTCACTGTGAAGTCGTA AACAAAACGATATGCAGTTGTGAAACAAGCATGGACGATGTAAACGAAGTGCCTATTGAAAAAAGAATCTCATATATATGGACTTTTATAGGGGATAGATTTCAATGTACGCATCAGAGGGACTTAAAATGTTTCTACGATGCTGATGAGCTCTGGCTTCGGGGCTTCTGGtttcaatgtatttttttctcagCTCAG GTCTCGGCTTTACTATTTGGCATGATCATAAACCACCAAATAACAGCAAaatatttggccaaaaaaaagaAGAGACGCAAACGTTATCCAAAAGGAAAAGTCCGGAGGATTGCTGTAAAAGCTCAAAATTTTATGtgcagaaaaattttattagttatattagggtttttgtttatttgttctCTTTTTATAGTTAGGCTTTGGTGGAAGGATTGGACGGTTAAGTTCGGTAAGCCTGAGATTGATATAAATATTctcgaaataattaaaagtcACATTTTTTATAACGAATCACAATTTAAGGAACTGATTAAATTAAAGTAG
- the LOC126737863 gene encoding uncharacterized protein LOC126737863 isoform X1 yields MDESKDSADDVHMREEPPTWEDVMKEKSQEIGKNQKEKIACDVTVHNQPQNKNQRTMIITENFINGEKTKEKQLSENGIIKRANDKSLFEISEVENKVNGDCKGNDVCGLDELTVDNAYSELTTKEKCLAACAKIYTVLTIFCKGLLIFSELIILAWAILAIVYVSFWGLKWTEQKSVNGCRKFYSPIIGKLEEAIVVIGYVTIVMPCLIGIIGAWFKNRKLLKYHNSLLLISLLIQLMVGFHFFRGYFGVNYNNRKKIFQQNLKQFYGHCEVVNKTICSCETSMDDVNEVPIEKRISYIWTFIGDRFQCTHQRDLKCFYDADELWLRGFWFQCIFFSAQVSALFFGIVLRLSISKYTKEDYLDEDEIDAIDKIKATKEKKEMGLLKKVLIYFFVKKAFYIGLVISFWLLLLIFKKEAQKINVNVSRGVSGVYSKMTLWDIFSAATGLTV; encoded by the exons ACTCAGCAGATGATGTACACATGCGCGAGGAACCTCCCACTTGGGAAGACGTAATGAAAGAAAAATCCCAAGAAataggaaaaaatcaaaaagaaaaaattgccTGTGACGTTACAGTCCATAATCagccacaaaataaaaatcaaagaacTATGATTATTACTGAAAACTTTATTAACGGAGAAAAAACCAAGGAAAAACAGCTATCTGAGAATGGTATTATTAAAAGGGCGAACGATAAATCTCTCTTTGAAATTTCTGAAGTAGAAAATAAAGTTAATGGAGATTGTAAAGGGAATGATGTATGCGGTCTAGATGAATTAACAGTTGATAATGCTTACTCAGAACTTACGACAAAAGAGAAGTGTTTGGCTGCTTGTGCTAAAATTTACACAGTTTTAACTATCTTTTGTAAAGGCCTGCTCATTTTCTCAGAGTTAATCATCTTG GCCTGGGCTATTTTAGCAATAGTCTATGTGTCATTTTGGGGTCTAAAATGGACAGAGCAAAAATCAGTTAATGGCTGCAGGAAATTTTACTCCCCAATTATTGGAAAGCTTGAAGAAGCCATCGTGGTTATAGGTTACGTTACGATAGTTATGCCATGTTTAATTGGGATTATTGGTGCTTGGTTTAAAAACCGAAAATTACTCAAATAC CACAACAGCTTACTTTTAATATCCCTTTTAATTCAACTGATGGTAGGCTTTCACTTCTTTCGTGGCTATTTTGGAGtcaattataataatagaaaaaagatCTTTCAGCAAAATCTTAAGCAATTTTATGGTCACTGTGAAGTCGTA AACAAAACGATATGCAGTTGTGAAACAAGCATGGACGATGTAAACGAAGTGCCTATTGAAAAAAGAATCTCATATATATGGACTTTTATAGGGGATAGATTTCAATGTACGCATCAGAGGGACTTAAAATGTTTCTACGATGCTGATGAGCTCTGGCTTCGGGGCTTCTGGtttcaatgtatttttttctcagCTCAG GTTTCTGCACTATTCTTCGGAATAGTTTTACGGTTGAGTATATCAAAGTATACAAAAGAGGACTATTTGGACGAGGACGAAATAGATGCGATTGACAAAATAAAAgcaactaaagaaaaaaaggagatggggctattaaaaaaagttttaatatatttttttgttaaaaaagcgTTTTACATAGGCCTTGTAATTTCATTTTGGTTGCttcttctaatatttaaaaaagaagctCAAAAAATTAACGTTAACGTCAGCAGAGGTGTAAGCGGCGTTTATAGTAAAATGACTTTATGGGATATTTTTTCTGCCGCGACTGGATTAACTGTATaa